In a single window of the Terriglobia bacterium genome:
- a CDS encoding sugar phosphate isomerase/epimerase family protein, with translation MDDKFTRRRFLQSAGAAAYVGAGLAMPGQAQAADSGADTSSVAGKARMFPGCCAYSYRKYLASGQMSMQDFIHEIVKIGSVGADMTVYWFKSTDPAYLAELRHLAFKNGVPLSGAGCRSSMVQASADKRREVLADIKKWVDVSQGLGVPHLRIFGGKLPSGATVKQGTDWVVETMKPACDYAGNKGITLGIEDHSGVTQNSDVCLEIMHRVDSPYAGINLDITHFTPTGSEDQYAQIKACIPYATQTHIRDHFDDGTPIDLDRVWKMFQEGGYKGYMSLEYEGRGEDPMTGIPKMMSRVRELCQKYSSA, from the coding sequence ATGGACGACAAGTTCACACGCAGACGTTTCCTGCAATCGGCGGGGGCAGCAGCCTACGTGGGGGCCGGGCTTGCCATGCCCGGGCAGGCGCAAGCGGCCGACAGCGGCGCGGATACCAGCAGCGTGGCAGGCAAGGCCAGAATGTTCCCGGGGTGTTGCGCATATTCTTACCGCAAATATCTGGCGAGCGGGCAGATGAGTATGCAGGACTTCATTCACGAGATCGTAAAGATCGGCTCAGTGGGCGCAGACATGACGGTTTACTGGTTTAAATCCACTGATCCTGCTTACCTCGCTGAGCTTCGGCATCTCGCCTTCAAGAACGGCGTGCCGCTTTCCGGGGCGGGTTGCAGGTCCAGCATGGTCCAGGCCAGCGCTGACAAGCGCCGCGAAGTGCTGGCAGATATCAAGAAGTGGGTGGACGTTTCACAGGGACTGGGAGTTCCACACCTGCGGATTTTCGGAGGCAAGCTTCCCAGCGGCGCAACTGTGAAGCAGGGGACCGATTGGGTGGTGGAAACCATGAAGCCTGCCTGCGATTATGCCGGCAATAAGGGCATCACGCTCGGCATCGAGGACCACTCCGGCGTCACGCAGAATTCTGACGTTTGCCTGGAAATCATGCACCGGGTAGACTCGCCTTACGCAGGCATCAACCTCGATATCACTCACTTCACCCCAACAGGCTCCGAGGACCAGTATGCCCAGATCAAAGCCTGCATTCCGTACGCCACCCAAACCCACATTCGCGATCATTTCGATGACGGCACGCCCATCGATCTGGATCGTGTGTGGAAGATGTTCCAGGAAGGCGGCTACAAAGGCTACATGTCCCTTGAATACGAAGGCAGGGGAGAAGATCCCATGACCGGCATTCCCAAAATGATGAGCAGGGTCAGGGAACTCTGCCAAAAGTACTCCAGCGCATAA
- a CDS encoding CHAD domain-containing protein, whose protein sequence is MAHLNGHATSNAFPDAPPSVFLPKAPVEEDGAQSAQAQDRDARRKAPGGEDNGARPGEWAQVFELARKHLDRCVALEPKVLHGDDPDAIHDLRVATRRLQQVIDLIHPSPHSGDIRKLYRGLKRCRSSLSEIRNYDVLLAKVDAALGRKRTARREAWEAIGEYLRGLRSVRMEKSLRKLAKANLSSIYVRLKEFLPSNGTSGDVPGNSSGNGAERHLEAEQFYERVADALKTVWAELEQQIARSRHERDASVLHHTRVAAKRARYLIEAVQACEAPGSREVLIWLRSLQSQLGHWHDRVVFEEYVLGMLADRDFLRDHLEMAIQIERLMMANRAAKSKLEKKYVELVRDRTGFLKAREWVRQMVDSPATLFAGS, encoded by the coding sequence ATGGCTCACTTAAACGGACACGCCACATCCAATGCCTTTCCGGACGCTCCGCCATCCGTATTCCTGCCGAAAGCGCCGGTGGAGGAAGACGGCGCGCAAAGCGCCCAGGCACAGGACCGGGACGCCCGGCGGAAAGCTCCAGGCGGGGAAGACAACGGCGCCCGGCCGGGTGAGTGGGCGCAGGTCTTCGAGCTGGCCCGCAAGCACCTCGACCGCTGCGTCGCTCTTGAACCGAAAGTCCTCCACGGCGATGATCCGGACGCCATCCATGATTTGCGCGTGGCTACGCGGCGTCTTCAGCAGGTGATTGACCTGATACATCCTTCGCCTCATTCGGGCGACATCCGTAAACTGTACCGTGGCCTCAAGCGCTGCCGAAGTTCGCTGTCGGAAATCCGGAATTATGACGTTTTGCTTGCAAAGGTTGATGCGGCGCTTGGCCGGAAGCGCACTGCCCGCCGGGAAGCCTGGGAAGCAATTGGGGAATATCTACGAGGCTTGCGTTCGGTCCGGATGGAAAAGTCTTTGCGCAAACTGGCAAAGGCCAATCTTTCCTCCATCTACGTGCGCCTGAAAGAATTCCTTCCCTCGAACGGGACCTCCGGCGATGTGCCGGGCAATTCCTCCGGCAACGGCGCAGAGCGGCATCTTGAGGCAGAGCAATTCTACGAGCGCGTCGCCGATGCCCTGAAGACCGTCTGGGCCGAGCTTGAACAGCAAATCGCCCGTTCGCGTCATGAACGCGACGCCTCGGTGCTGCACCACACGCGCGTTGCCGCCAAGCGAGCGCGGTACCTGATTGAAGCGGTCCAAGCTTGCGAGGCGCCCGGAAGCAGAGAAGTCCTGATCTGGCTGCGAAGCTTGCAGTCCCAACTGGGCCACTGGCACGATCGGGTGGTGTTTGAGGAGTACGTTCTCGGAATGCTCGCTGACCGTGACTTTCTGCGCGACCATCTGGAAATGGCGATTCAGATTGAACGCTTGATGATGGCGAACCGTGCTGCGAAATCAAAATTAGAGAAGAAGTACGTTGAATTGGTCCGCGACAGGACGGGCTTCCTGAAAGCTCGGGAGTGGGTGCGCCAGATGGTGGATTCGCCGGCCACTCTGTTTGCCGGGTCCTGA
- the sixA gene encoding phosphohistidine phosphatase SixA yields the protein MASIDDKSENTDGKGYQLYVMRHGIAVARGDPNFPDDAQRPLTPEGKKKLRTIAKGLFRLGLRVDSIITSPLVRASETAAVVAEILDRGIKIESSDFLRPGGSLQALLTSLGKRNDHRSVLVVGHEPDLSEGVAKLIGNTRASFQFKKGGCCRIDFDKFPPRPPGKLIWWLTPRVMRKIG from the coding sequence ATGGCTTCTATCGACGATAAGAGCGAAAACACGGACGGAAAGGGTTATCAACTTTATGTCATGCGCCATGGAATTGCGGTTGCGCGGGGCGACCCGAATTTCCCTGATGACGCCCAGCGCCCGTTGACGCCAGAGGGCAAGAAGAAGTTGAGGACCATCGCAAAGGGCCTGTTCCGCCTTGGGCTTCGAGTGGATTCCATTATCACCAGCCCGCTGGTCCGGGCTTCGGAAACGGCCGCAGTTGTGGCAGAGATTCTCGATAGAGGCATCAAAATCGAGTCCTCGGATTTCCTCCGTCCCGGCGGGTCATTGCAGGCATTGCTGACTTCTCTCGGCAAGCGGAATGACCACCGCAGCGTTCTGGTGGTCGGGCACGAACCAGACTTGAGCGAGGGCGTGGCAAAATTGATCGGAAACACCCGGGCCAGTTTTCAGTTCAAGAAAGGCGGATGTTGCCGTATTGATTTCGACAAGTTTCCGCCTCGTCCTCCGGGAAAACTCATCTGGTGGCTCACACCGCGAGTAATGCGGAAGATCGGATAA